The following proteins are encoded in a genomic region of Nitratireductor sp. GISD-1A_MAKvit:
- a CDS encoding deoxyribodipyrimidine photo-lyase, protein MIETESHAPIMVLFRNDLRVSDNLALCAAAATGRPIIPAFILDEKSEQARPVGGARRWWLHHSLAALADDLERLGPRLIFRSGKMAEVAVSIAVEAGAGDVYWNRRYEPAGMAADAKMATALQENDIAVESFSGHLLHEPSRLKTGSGRPYRVFTPFWRTLLESLHPRPPADRPKQLNPCDMDVASDRLEDWELLPKTPDWASGLRETWKPGEAGAHERLAAFLEETGDGYHTRRDLMGETGTSALSPHLAHGEITPFQIWHALEDPGSMSGEDVQTFRRELGWREFCWHLLFHNPKLATENFNRDFDAFPWRKDALALRRWRRGETGYPVVDAAMRELWQTGWMHNRARMVVASFLIKHLGIHWREGEEWFWETLVDADPAANAANWQWVAGSGADAAPFFRIFNPVLQGEKFDPKGRYVRQYVPEISTLDDKNLHTPWRAPKEAMETAGIELGKTYPRPMVDHKTARERALDAYRSVKNPPS, encoded by the coding sequence ATGATTGAAACGGAAAGCCACGCCCCGATTATGGTGCTTTTCCGAAACGATCTGCGCGTCTCCGACAATCTTGCTCTTTGCGCAGCGGCCGCAACCGGGCGGCCCATCATCCCCGCCTTCATCCTTGACGAGAAAAGCGAACAAGCCCGTCCCGTGGGTGGAGCCCGGCGCTGGTGGCTCCACCACAGCCTCGCGGCATTGGCGGATGATCTGGAGCGGCTCGGCCCGCGCCTGATCTTCCGCAGTGGAAAAATGGCCGAAGTGGCCGTATCTATCGCGGTTGAAGCGGGTGCAGGCGACGTTTACTGGAACCGCCGCTACGAGCCTGCCGGGATGGCTGCCGACGCCAAGATGGCGACCGCACTTCAAGAAAACGACATTGCGGTGGAAAGTTTTTCCGGACACCTGCTGCACGAGCCCTCCCGCCTGAAGACCGGCTCAGGGCGGCCCTATCGGGTGTTCACGCCCTTCTGGCGCACACTGCTTGAAAGCCTCCATCCCCGTCCGCCCGCCGATCGCCCCAAACAGCTCAATCCATGCGATATGGATGTTGCAAGCGACCGGCTCGAAGACTGGGAGCTACTGCCGAAGACGCCCGACTGGGCCTCCGGCCTGCGGGAGACCTGGAAGCCGGGCGAAGCGGGCGCTCATGAAAGGCTTGCCGCTTTTCTCGAAGAAACCGGCGACGGCTACCACACCCGGCGTGATCTGATGGGAGAGACAGGCACTTCTGCCCTTTCCCCTCACCTTGCCCACGGGGAGATCACCCCATTCCAGATCTGGCACGCACTTGAAGACCCCGGCTCGATGTCCGGCGAGGATGTTCAGACCTTCCGAAGAGAACTCGGATGGCGCGAATTCTGCTGGCACCTTCTGTTCCATAACCCGAAACTGGCAACGGAAAATTTCAACCGGGATTTCGACGCGTTTCCCTGGCGAAAAGACGCGCTGGCCCTTCGCCGCTGGCGTCGCGGAGAGACGGGTTACCCGGTGGTCGACGCCGCCATGCGTGAGCTTTGGCAGACCGGCTGGATGCACAATCGCGCCCGGATGGTTGTCGCTTCGTTCCTCATCAAACATCTAGGCATACACTGGCGCGAAGGCGAGGAATGGTTCTGGGAAACGCTGGTTGATGCCGATCCGGCAGCGAACGCCGCCAACTGGCAATGGGTCGCGGGTTCGGGGGCCGATGCCGCCCCCTTTTTCCGGATATTCAATCCTGTTCTACAGGGTGAGAAGTTCGACCCGAAGGGCCGCTACGTGCGCCAGTACGTTCCCGAAATCAGCACACTGGACGACAAGAACCTTCATACCCCCTGGAGAGCCCCGAAAGAAGCGATGGAGACGGCCGGCATCGAGCTTGGCAAAACCTACCCCCGGCCCATGGTCGACCACAAGACCGCGCGGGAGCGTGCTCTGGATGCATACAGGTCGGTGAAAAACCCGCCTTCGTAG
- the ald gene encoding alanine dehydrogenase: MRVGCPKEIKNHEYRVGLTPGSVREYAAHGHEVLVETGAGSGIGADDNAYRAAGATIVRSAEEVFARSDMIVKVKEPQPSEWVQLREDQILYTYLHLAPDPDQTRGLVESGATAIAYETVTDMRGGLPLLAPMSEVAGRLAIQAGATALQKANGGRGVLLGGVPGVLPGKVAIIGGGVVGLNAAKMAVGLGADVTIIDRSIPRLRELDDLFNGRVHTRYSTVEALEEECFSSDIVVGAVLIPGAAAPKLVTREMLSGMKNGAVLVDVAIDQGGCFETSHATTHSDPTYEVDDIIHYCVANMPGAVPVTSAHALNNATLHYGLQLADKGLKALVDDQNLRNGLNVHKGRITNQAVAEALGYDLAEPQSALAA, translated from the coding sequence ATGCGCGTCGGCTGCCCGAAAGAGATCAAGAATCACGAATATCGCGTCGGCCTGACGCCCGGATCGGTGCGCGAATATGCAGCGCATGGACACGAAGTGCTTGTCGAAACCGGCGCCGGCTCCGGCATCGGTGCCGACGACAATGCCTATCGTGCAGCCGGTGCCACCATTGTCCGCTCGGCAGAAGAGGTTTTCGCCAGATCGGACATGATCGTCAAGGTCAAGGAACCGCAGCCATCCGAGTGGGTGCAGCTGCGTGAAGATCAGATACTGTACACCTATCTCCACCTGGCACCCGACCCGGATCAGACGCGCGGGCTTGTCGAATCCGGCGCCACCGCCATCGCCTACGAAACCGTCACCGACATGCGCGGCGGGCTCCCGCTTCTGGCTCCCATGTCCGAGGTCGCCGGTCGTCTGGCCATTCAGGCGGGAGCCACCGCGCTTCAGAAAGCCAATGGCGGGCGTGGCGTTCTGCTTGGCGGCGTGCCCGGCGTGCTACCTGGCAAGGTGGCCATCATCGGTGGCGGCGTGGTCGGCCTCAATGCCGCCAAGATGGCCGTTGGCCTCGGAGCGGATGTCACGATCATTGACCGTTCCATTCCGCGCCTGCGCGAGCTCGACGATCTCTTCAACGGCCGCGTCCACACGCGCTACTCCACGGTCGAAGCCCTGGAGGAAGAGTGCTTCTCATCTGATATCGTTGTCGGTGCCGTGCTCATCCCGGGCGCTGCCGCCCCCAAACTCGTCACCCGCGAGATGCTTTCAGGCATGAAAAACGGCGCCGTGTTGGTCGACGTTGCCATCGATCAGGGGGGCTGTTTCGAGACCTCGCATGCCACCACACATTCAGACCCGACCTATGAAGTCGACGACATCATTCACTACTGCGTGGCCAATATGCCCGGTGCGGTTCCGGTAACCTCAGCCCATGCGCTGAACAACGCCACGCTCCACTACGGTCTTCAGCTGGCCGACAAGGGGCTCAAGGCACTGGTCGACGATCAGAACCTGCGTAATGGACTGAATGTTCACAAGGGACGTATCACCAATCAGGCCGTAGCTGAAGCGCTGGGCTATGACCTCGCCGAGCCCCAATCTGCGCTCGCCGCCTGA
- a CDS encoding Dabb family protein gives MIRHIVFFSAKDQADVEQIAEGLGVLADIPHSDFFEVGINRKVDQIGTEVDVVVYAEFRDEAALAAYKAHPIYDACTAKVRPMREIRMAADFVSRRTG, from the coding sequence ATGATTCGACATATCGTTTTCTTCAGCGCCAAGGATCAGGCGGATGTGGAGCAGATCGCCGAAGGACTTGGCGTGCTTGCCGACATCCCGCATTCTGACTTTTTCGAGGTGGGTATCAATCGCAAGGTCGATCAGATCGGGACGGAAGTCGATGTTGTCGTGTATGCGGAATTTCGCGACGAGGCTGCCCTGGCCGCCTACAAGGCCCACCCGATCTACGATGCGTGCACGGCCAAGGTGCGGCCAATGCGCGAAATCCGCATGGCAGCCGATTTCGTTTCCCGCAGGACGGGCTGA
- a CDS encoding OmpA family protein, protein MLNRRQLLGATIAASLMPSVVMAQSSMPSASRIQRSLEAAPTTRIRPQDRVTVRELKRRPDLRRRAPSIDIQAINFGFDSAAVPHSQFRKVEEIANALLRLRRRRPRTVVLLEGHTDAVGSFGYNQRLSERRAVSLRRVLVREFGVPARMLETVGYGEEFLLIPTPHEDWRNRRVTLRRVDDFLR, encoded by the coding sequence ATGCTCAATCGTCGTCAGTTGCTTGGCGCGACCATTGCTGCATCGCTGATGCCTTCGGTGGTCATGGCGCAATCCTCCATGCCGTCGGCCTCGCGCATCCAGCGCAGCCTCGAAGCTGCACCGACAACGCGCATACGGCCACAGGACCGGGTTACCGTGCGGGAACTGAAGCGCCGGCCTGACCTGCGCCGCCGTGCGCCGTCGATCGATATTCAGGCGATCAATTTCGGTTTCGATTCGGCGGCTGTTCCCCATTCGCAGTTCCGCAAGGTGGAGGAAATTGCGAATGCGCTGCTCCGTCTGCGCCGGCGACGCCCACGGACGGTGGTGCTGTTGGAAGGCCATACGGACGCTGTGGGCTCCTTCGGATACAATCAACGTCTGTCGGAGCGTCGGGCTGTCTCGCTGAGGCGTGTTCTGGTCAGGGAGTTTGGCGTTCCCGCGCGCATGCTGGAAACGGTGGGCTATGGTGAGGAGTTTCTTCTCATACCCACACCGCATGAGGACTGGCGCAACCGGCGCGTGACGCTGCGGCGTGTGGACGACTTTCTTCGCTGA
- a CDS encoding Lrp/AsnC family transcriptional regulator yields the protein MALDRIDIAILEVLQKDGRISNSALAEKVGLSQSACSRRLDNLEKSGVIKGYHARLSNAALGHGVTVIVHISLSGQFERTLSEFEAAVQRCPNVVSCHLMSGEYDYVLRIAARDLQDYERVHKEWLTGMPHVIKINSAFALREVVDRTAVGLKPQFV from the coding sequence ATGGCTCTTGATAGGATTGATATCGCCATTCTGGAGGTTCTCCAGAAAGATGGTCGGATCTCGAATTCCGCTCTGGCAGAGAAGGTAGGGCTATCTCAATCGGCCTGTTCCCGCCGTCTCGACAATCTTGAAAAGAGCGGAGTTATCAAGGGATACCACGCAAGGCTGTCAAATGCAGCCCTCGGTCATGGCGTGACGGTTATTGTGCATATCTCGCTGTCGGGGCAGTTCGAGCGCACGCTCAGCGAGTTCGAAGCCGCGGTGCAGCGTTGTCCGAATGTGGTGTCGTGCCATCTGATGTCGGGCGAGTATGACTACGTTCTGCGAATTGCTGCGCGGGACCTGCAGGATTATGAGCGGGTCCACAAGGAATGGCTGACAGGCATGCCGCATGTCATCAAGATCAATTCCGCCTTTGCGTTGCGCGAAGTGGTGGACCGCACCGCTGTGGGGCTGAAACCGCAGTTTGTCTGA
- the sseA gene encoding 3-mercaptopyruvate sulfurtransferase, which yields MSETSRFTVSSAWLEERLDQPGLSIVDASWYLPAQKRDAKAEYDAAHIPGAVFFDQDEVVDPHADLPHTLPDAPTFQKHASAMGISETDTIVVYDGPGLFSAPRVWWMFRVMGAKDVRVLDGGLDGWKAEGRPLTDVPTKVAPCVFNARLNGARIADLDAVRELVADGSAQIADARPAGRFSGAEPEPRAGMRSGHMPGARNVPASALSRDGRLLPPAELRALLERSGLDLERPVVTSCGSGVTAAVVTLALETVGHTDNRLYDGSWTEWGGRDDTPVVTGPES from the coding sequence ATGAGCGAAACAAGTCGATTTACCGTTTCGTCTGCCTGGCTGGAGGAGCGGCTCGACCAGCCCGGTCTCTCCATCGTGGACGCCTCGTGGTATCTGCCGGCCCAGAAGCGGGATGCGAAGGCGGAATATGACGCTGCACACATTCCCGGCGCCGTGTTCTTCGATCAGGACGAGGTGGTCGACCCCCATGCGGATCTGCCGCACACGCTGCCGGACGCGCCGACTTTTCAAAAGCACGCAAGCGCGATGGGGATCTCCGAAACCGACACGATTGTCGTTTATGACGGCCCGGGCCTGTTTTCTGCGCCACGGGTGTGGTGGATGTTCCGGGTGATGGGAGCAAAGGATGTGCGCGTGCTCGACGGTGGGCTGGATGGCTGGAAGGCGGAGGGGCGGCCATTGACCGACGTGCCGACAAAGGTTGCGCCTTGCGTTTTCAATGCCAGGCTGAATGGGGCACGTATTGCGGATCTCGATGCTGTCAGAGAACTCGTTGCAGACGGATCAGCCCAGATCGCCGATGCACGCCCGGCCGGCCGGTTCTCGGGGGCTGAACCCGAGCCGCGTGCAGGTATGCGGTCGGGCCACATGCCGGGCGCGCGCAATGTGCCGGCATCGGCACTTTCGCGCGATGGCAGGCTTCTGCCGCCGGCCGAACTCAGGGCCCTGTTAGAGCGCTCGGGCCTGGATCTGGAGCGTCCCGTGGTGACGTCATGTGGTTCGGGCGTGACGGCGGCAGTGGTGACGCTGGCGCTTGAAACGGTTGGACACACCGACAACCGCCTCTACGACGGCTCCTGGACCGAGTGGGGCGGGCGCGATGATACTCCGGTCGTCACCGGTCCGGAAAGCTGA